In the genome of Gadus chalcogrammus isolate NIFS_2021 chromosome 21, NIFS_Gcha_1.0, whole genome shotgun sequence, one region contains:
- the abracl gene encoding costars family protein ABRACL produces MNVDHEVSLLVEEIKRLGSPNAEGKTSVKFGVLFEDTRCANIFEALVGTLRAAKKRKIITFQGELLLQGVHDNVEVVLLAE; encoded by the exons ATGAATGTCGATCATGAAGTTTCATTGCTTGTGGAGGAAATCAAACGTCTTGGGAGTCCAA ACGCCGAGGGGAAGACAAGCGTGAAGTTCGGGGTCTTGTTCGAAGACACCCGGTGCGCCAACATCTTTGAGGCACTGGTTGGCACCTTGCGGGCAGCCAAAAAGAGGAAGATCATTACGTTTCAGGGGGAGCTGCTACTGCAAGGGGTCCACGATAACGTTGAAGTTGTCCTGCTCGCTGAGTGA